The sequence below is a genomic window from Desulfobacteraceae bacterium.
CGGCAAAGAATCTAAACACAAAACCAAGGAGAAAAGAAGCAATGAAACTCAGACCACTGCAGGATCGCATCATCGTTCAACGCGTTGAGGAGGAGAGCAAAACCAAGGGCGGTATCATCATTCCGGACTCCGCCAAAGAAAAACCCGCGGAGGGAGTCGTGATCTCGGTTGGCAAGGGAAAAGTGGCCGATGACGGCAAACTCATTCCGATGGAGGTCAAAGAGGGGAATCGCATCTTGTTTGGCAAATACTCGGGCACCGAGGTGAAGGTTGAGGGTGAGGAATATTTGATCATGCGCGAAGACGATGTGCTTGGCATCATCGAATAACTCGGTTCACACTTATATAAAGGGAGGAAATATCGAAATGGCAAAACAGATTAAGTATGACATGAAAGCCCGCGAGGCGATGCTCAAGGGTGTCAAAACGCTTGCAGATGCAGTGGTGGTCACCCTTGGCCCCAAAGGCCGCAATGTGGTGATCGACAAGTCCTGGGGCTCCCCCACCGTGACCAAGGACGGCGTCACGGTGGCCAAGGAGATCGAACTGGAAGACAAATTCGAGAACATGGGCGCCCAGATGGTCAAGGAAGTTGCCAGCAAGACCTCGGACATGGCTGGTGACGGCACTACCACGGCCACCGTTCTGGCGCGCTCGATCTACGAGCAGGGCCAGAAACTGGTTGCCGCCGGCAACAACCCCATGGCCATCAAGCGCGGAATCGAAAAAGCGGTGGAGGTTGCCGTCAAGGAACTCCAAAAAATTAGCAAGCCCACCAAAGACCAGCGTGAAATCGCCCAGGTGGGTACCATCTCGGCCAACAACGATGAAACCATCGGCAACATCATCGCCGAGGCCATGAACAAGGTCGGCAAAGAGGGCGTCATCACCGTCGAGGAGGCCAAAAGCATGGAGACCACCCTGGAGGTGGTTGAAGGCATGCAGTTTGACCGCGGGTATCTTTCACCTTACTTTGTGACCGACCCTGAGAAGATGGTCGTGTCCCTCGATTCCCCCTACATTCTGATCAACGAGAAAAAAATCAGCAGCATGAAAGACCTCCTGCCCATTCTCGAGCAGGTTGCCAAAATGGGCAAACCCCTGTTGATCATCGCCGAGGATGTCGACGGCGAGGCCCTGGCCACTCTGGTGGTCAACAAGCTCAGGGGCACATTGCAGGTCGCGGCCGTCAAGGCTCCGGGCTTCGGCGATCGGCGCAAGGCCATGCTGGAGGATATCGCCATTCTGACCGGAGGTCAGGTGGTTTCCGAGGACCTCGGCATTAAACTGGAGAACGTGGCCCTGACGGATCTCGGCAAGGCCAAACGGATCGCCATCGACAAAGACAACACCACCATCGTTGACGGCGCCGGAGCCCGCAGTGCGCTGGAGGGCCGCGTCAAGCAGATCCGCGCCCAGATCGAAGAGACCACCTCCGACTACGACCGTGAGAAGCTCCAGGAGCGGTTGGCCAAGCTGATCGGCGGGGTGGCCGTAATCAACGTCGGTGCTGCCACCGAGACGGAAATGAAAGAGAAAAAAGCGCGTGTTGAAGACGCCCTGAACGCCACCCGCGCGGCGGTAGAAGAAGGCATCGTCCCCGGCGGTGGCGTGGCCCTGGTGCGCTGCCTGGCCGCGCTGGACAAGATCAAGATCAAAGCCGACCAGAGGCTGGGTGTCAAGGTCGTAATGCGCGCCGTCGAGGAGCCGCTGCGGCAGATCGCCAACAATGCCGGTTTTGAAGGCTCGGTTGTGATCGACAAAGTCAAGGCCTCCGAAGGGGCTTTCGGCTACAACGCTGAAACCAACGTCTACGAAGACCTGATTGAGGCCGGCGTGATCGACCCGACCAAGGTCGTGCGCTTTGCCCTGCAGAACGCTGGCAGCGTGGCCGGCCTGATGCTCACCACCGAGGCCATGATCGCCGACAAACCGGAAGAAAAATCCGAGGCCATGCCGGGGGCCGGTGGCGGCGGCATGGGTGGCATGGGCGGTATGGGTGGCATGGGCGGCATGATGTAGCCCCCCTCCATCACAGACACACGGCAAAAGCACCCCATAAAAGCCTGCACGCGAATCAGCGTGCAGGCTTTTTTCATTTAGAACGCACAATGACACGGCCCCATAGTCAAGTTTACTTCAGATGTTCCGATACTAACTTTGATGAACCGGCGACAAGAGACCCCAGGGTTAACCACTGAAAATTCGGAGCAATCGATGTTCAAAAAAAGACTGTTGAGCGTTTTGGGCAGCGTTTTCATCCTTTCCACCCTCTTTTCCCACTCCCAGGCGATGACCGCGGCGCCTCAGGCGCCGGCACTCGCCCAGGAGACCGGCTACTACTACACGGTCAGAAAAGGAGACACTCTCTGGGACTTATCCGAGCGTTTCTTCGGCTCCCCATTTCAGTGGCCAGAGCTCTGGAAAGAAAATTCCCAGATCCCCAACCCCCACCTGATTTTTCCCGGGGATCGGATCAGCCTTTTTCAGGGCCGATGGCGTGACGGTTACCCCGCGACCGCGAGCGACGGCTCCGGCCAATTGAACCGGGCCGGATTTTTCACCTATCACGGGATGGACCGGATCGGCTTTATCCGTGAAGAGCCGATGACCCCCTTCGGAACCATATTTAAAACCGCCGAAGACAAAATGATCGCCGGCACCCATGATCTGGTCTACATCAAGCAGGCGGCCGATACCCCGCTTGCGGTGGGATCGCTTTTTACCACCTACCGTGTTTTCAACCCCCTGATCGAAAAAAAGACCCGCCAGAAAATAGGGTTCCAGCATTATATGACCGGCGTCGTTGAAATTACCCAGTCCAATGCCCACATTGCGGTGGGTAAAATCGTCCGGGTGTACCGCGAAATTCGCGTCAACGACCATTTGATCCCCTACCAGGACCGATCCTCAGAACTCAAACTTCAGGCAAGCCCGCCCGACATGACCGGCAAGCTGATCATCTCCGAGGAGAACACGGTGGAAATGGGCGACAACACCATCGCCTTTATCGACAAGGGGGCCAACGACGGCATTCAACCGGGGCAGGTGTATGCCATTTACGATCAGCAGTATTGCCGTATGGATCCCCAGTCCAAAGATGTGATCGCGCTGCCGGCCGATGACTTTGGGAAATGCCTGGTGCTGCATGCCGAGGATACCACCGCCACGGTTCTGATCACCGAAGCCCGGCGCAACATTCAAGCGGGACTCCCCATTCGCACCGTGCACCACTGAAGACGGCCGGTAGGACGTCCAGGCCAGGACAGGCGCCGCCCCAAAAATA
It includes:
- the groES gene encoding co-chaperone GroES, which produces MKLRPLQDRIIVQRVEEESKTKGGIIIPDSAKEKPAEGVVISVGKGKVADDGKLIPMEVKEGNRILFGKYSGTEVKVEGEEYLIMREDDVLGIIE
- the groL gene encoding chaperonin GroEL (60 kDa chaperone family; promotes refolding of misfolded polypeptides especially under stressful conditions; forms two stacked rings of heptamers to form a barrel-shaped 14mer; ends can be capped by GroES; misfolded proteins enter the barrel where they are refolded when GroES binds), with translation MAKQIKYDMKAREAMLKGVKTLADAVVVTLGPKGRNVVIDKSWGSPTVTKDGVTVAKEIELEDKFENMGAQMVKEVASKTSDMAGDGTTTATVLARSIYEQGQKLVAAGNNPMAIKRGIEKAVEVAVKELQKISKPTKDQREIAQVGTISANNDETIGNIIAEAMNKVGKEGVITVEEAKSMETTLEVVEGMQFDRGYLSPYFVTDPEKMVVSLDSPYILINEKKISSMKDLLPILEQVAKMGKPLLIIAEDVDGEALATLVVNKLRGTLQVAAVKAPGFGDRRKAMLEDIAILTGGQVVSEDLGIKLENVALTDLGKAKRIAIDKDNTTIVDGAGARSALEGRVKQIRAQIEETTSDYDREKLQERLAKLIGGVAVINVGAATETEMKEKKARVEDALNATRAAVEEGIVPGGGVALVRCLAALDKIKIKADQRLGVKVVMRAVEEPLRQIANNAGFEGSVVIDKVKASEGAFGYNAETNVYEDLIEAGVIDPTKVVRFALQNAGSVAGLMLTTEAMIADKPEEKSEAMPGAGGGGMGGMGGMGGMGGMM
- a CDS encoding LysM peptidoglycan-binding domain-containing protein, whose translation is MFKKRLLSVLGSVFILSTLFSHSQAMTAAPQAPALAQETGYYYTVRKGDTLWDLSERFFGSPFQWPELWKENSQIPNPHLIFPGDRISLFQGRWRDGYPATASDGSGQLNRAGFFTYHGMDRIGFIREEPMTPFGTIFKTAEDKMIAGTHDLVYIKQAADTPLAVGSLFTTYRVFNPLIEKKTRQKIGFQHYMTGVVEITQSNAHIAVGKIVRVYREIRVNDHLIPYQDRSSELKLQASPPDMTGKLIISEENTVEMGDNTIAFIDKGANDGIQPGQVYAIYDQQYCRMDPQSKDVIALPADDFGKCLVLHAEDTTATVLITEARRNIQAGLPIRTVHH